A genomic segment from Streptosporangium roseum DSM 43021 encodes:
- a CDS encoding DUF4870 domain-containing protein: MSDSPEEPRPGSADDESTRHTGRPSQPGHTPPPQTGQVYPPPQSGHTQPGYAPPQSGHTQPGYTQPPQPGYPQPGHIPPPQPGYTQPGQGYPPQAASPYGPDGHDYRQGGYQSGYQGAYPPPGAYGPPPGYGYPAPPGTYGPRPGGDDTTMAMLAHLLGLLTWFVGPLVVYLAKKDDSPYVRDQAAEALNFQLTLMIAYFVSWVLAFVLIGFVLMFVVWIGSLILMIVAAVAANRGERYRYPLNIRFVS, encoded by the coding sequence ATGAGCGACAGTCCCGAGGAACCGCGGCCCGGGTCCGCGGACGACGAGTCCACCAGGCACACCGGCCGGCCGTCCCAGCCCGGCCACACCCCACCGCCCCAGACCGGCCAGGTCTACCCGCCACCCCAGAGCGGCCACACCCAGCCCGGCTACGCCCCGCCCCAGAGCGGCCACACCCAGCCCGGTTACACCCAGCCACCTCAGCCCGGTTACCCCCAGCCCGGCCACATTCCACCACCCCAGCCCGGTTACACCCAGCCCGGCCAGGGCTACCCGCCACAGGCCGCGTCGCCGTACGGGCCGGACGGCCACGACTACCGGCAGGGCGGCTACCAGAGCGGCTACCAGGGGGCGTACCCGCCGCCCGGCGCCTACGGCCCGCCGCCCGGCTACGGATACCCGGCGCCACCGGGGACCTACGGCCCGCGGCCCGGCGGCGACGACACCACCATGGCCATGCTCGCCCATCTGCTGGGCCTGCTGACCTGGTTCGTCGGCCCGCTGGTGGTGTATCTCGCGAAGAAGGACGACTCCCCCTACGTGCGGGATCAGGCGGCCGAGGCGCTCAACTTCCAGCTCACCCTGATGATCGCCTACTTCGTCTCCTGGGTCCTGGCGTTCGTGCTGATCGGCTTCGTCCTGATGTTCGTGGTGTGGATCGGGTCGCTCATCTTGATGATCGTCGCCGCCGTCGCGGCCAACCGGGGCGAGAGGTACCGCTATCCGCTGAACATCCGCTTCGTCAGCTGA
- a CDS encoding SigE family RNA polymerase sigma factor: protein MAVTALYSAHYRSLVRLAVLLVRDMATAEEVVQDAFVAIHGAWRRLRDTDKALAYLRQSVVNRSRSVLRHRAVVEKYAPKGMPDAPSAENGAIGEFERSAVIEALRGLPARQREALVLRYYGDLSEAQIAHAMGISKGAVKSHTARGMAALRTSLEQLS, encoded by the coding sequence ATGGCCGTTACCGCGCTGTACAGCGCGCACTATCGGTCGCTTGTGCGTCTCGCTGTGTTGCTCGTCCGCGATATGGCAACCGCGGAGGAAGTCGTACAGGACGCGTTCGTCGCCATTCATGGCGCCTGGCGCCGACTGCGCGACACCGACAAGGCACTCGCCTACTTGCGTCAATCGGTCGTCAACCGATCGCGCTCGGTGCTTCGGCACCGGGCGGTCGTGGAGAAGTACGCCCCCAAGGGCATGCCGGACGCGCCGAGCGCCGAGAACGGCGCGATCGGCGAGTTCGAGCGGTCCGCCGTCATCGAGGCCCTTCGCGGCCTGCCCGCGCGCCAGCGGGAGGCACTGGTCCTGCGCTACTACGGAGACCTGTCGGAAGCGCAGATCGCCCATGCGATGGGTATCAGCAAGGGCGCGGTCAAGAGCCACACGGCTCGCGGTATGGCCGCCCTACGAACCTCACTGGAGCAACTGTCATGA
- a CDS encoding PhoH family protein, with the protein MSETNDSSRTSPPRSKGPSRTQAKVVIPDDHSMVSLLGSRDELLRVIEGAFRADIHVRGNEITITGSPEESSIVVRLFEELSELVQGGAELTTDAVERSIAMLRMTSDRPAEVLSLDIISSRGRTIRPKTVNQKRYVDAIDRHTIVFGIGPAGTGKTYLAMAKAVKALQEKKVNRIILTRPAVEAGERLGFLPGTLYEKIDPYLRPLYDALHDMLDPDSIPRLMAAGTIEVAPLAYMRGRTLNDAYIILDEAQNTSPEQMKMFLTRLGFNSKIVVTGDVTQVDLPGGTLSGLRVVQGILDGIPDIHFSRLTSADVVRHKLVSDIVDAYGRYDETQRQSTPQAIKGVVKRPRETR; encoded by the coding sequence ATGTCCGAGACAAACGATTCCAGCAGAACCTCCCCACCGCGATCGAAGGGTCCCAGTCGGACCCAGGCAAAGGTGGTGATTCCGGACGATCATTCGATGGTCAGCCTGCTGGGCTCGCGCGACGAGCTGTTGCGGGTCATCGAAGGTGCCTTCCGCGCCGACATCCACGTCCGGGGCAACGAGATAACCATCACCGGCAGCCCGGAGGAGAGCAGCATCGTGGTGCGGCTCTTCGAGGAGCTGTCCGAGCTCGTCCAGGGAGGCGCGGAGCTCACGACGGACGCCGTGGAGCGCAGCATCGCGATGCTGCGGATGACCTCCGACCGGCCGGCCGAGGTGCTCTCCCTCGACATCATCTCCTCGCGGGGCCGGACGATCCGTCCGAAGACCGTCAACCAGAAGCGCTACGTCGACGCGATCGACAGGCACACCATCGTCTTCGGCATCGGTCCCGCCGGCACCGGCAAGACCTATCTCGCGATGGCCAAGGCCGTGAAGGCCCTTCAGGAGAAGAAGGTCAACCGGATCATCCTCACCCGCCCCGCGGTGGAGGCCGGCGAGCGGCTGGGCTTCCTGCCCGGCACCCTCTACGAGAAGATCGACCCCTACCTGCGCCCGCTCTACGACGCGCTGCACGACATGCTCGACCCCGACTCGATCCCCCGGCTGATGGCCGCGGGCACGATCGAGGTCGCTCCCCTCGCCTACATGCGCGGCCGTACGCTCAACGACGCCTACATCATCCTCGACGAGGCGCAGAACACCTCGCCCGAGCAGATGAAGATGTTCCTGACGCGGCTGGGCTTCAATTCGAAGATCGTCGTCACCGGTGACGTCACCCAGGTCGACCTGCCGGGTGGCACGCTGAGCGGCCTGAGGGTGGTGCAGGGGATCCTCGACGGCATCCCCGACATCCACTTCAGCCGGCTGACCAGTGCCGACGTGGTGCGGCACAAGCTCGTGAGCGACATCGTGGACGCCTACGGGCGCTATGACGAGACGCAGCGGCAGAGCACACCACAGGCGATCAAGGGCGTGGTCAAGCGCCCTCGGGAGACAAGATGA
- a CDS encoding 16S rRNA (uracil(1498)-N(3))-methyltransferase, which yields MTVPVFLAEPADLARDEFTFGGPEGRHAAAVRRLRAGERLDLTDGAGTVAECVVRDAGRDSLRVEVLRRYEVAAPRPRLVVVQGLPKGDRGELAVEMMTEAGVDVIVPWAAARCVTQWKGERAVKSLNRWRSTAREAGKQSRRFHLPEVTEPATTAGVVALLSAAALGVVLHEEAASPLSTLELPGAGDIVVVVGPEGGVADEEIGAFREAGAVPALLGPTVLRTSTAGVAAAAVLQTRTGRW from the coding sequence ATGACGGTCCCGGTCTTCCTGGCCGAGCCGGCCGACCTGGCCCGGGACGAGTTCACGTTCGGCGGTCCCGAGGGACGCCACGCGGCCGCCGTACGGCGGCTGCGGGCAGGGGAGCGGCTCGACCTGACCGACGGCGCGGGCACCGTGGCCGAGTGCGTGGTCCGGGACGCGGGCCGCGACTCGCTCCGCGTCGAGGTGCTGCGCCGCTACGAGGTGGCGGCTCCGCGGCCCCGCCTGGTCGTGGTGCAGGGGCTGCCCAAGGGCGACCGGGGCGAGCTGGCCGTGGAGATGATGACCGAGGCGGGGGTCGACGTGATCGTGCCCTGGGCCGCGGCCCGGTGCGTCACCCAGTGGAAGGGCGAGCGGGCGGTCAAGTCGCTGAATCGCTGGCGTTCCACGGCGAGGGAGGCCGGCAAGCAGTCCCGCCGCTTCCACCTGCCCGAGGTGACCGAGCCCGCCACCACGGCCGGGGTCGTCGCGCTGCTGTCGGCGGCCGCCCTGGGCGTCGTGCTGCACGAGGAGGCGGCCTCCCCGCTCTCCACCCTGGAGCTCCCCGGCGCCGGTGACATCGTCGTGGTGGTCGGCCCCGAGGGCGGGGTCGCCGATGAGGAGATCGGCGCGTTCCGCGAGGCGGGAGCGGTGCCGGCGCTGCTCGGGCCGACGGTGCTGCGCACCTCGACGGCCGGGGTCGCCGCGGCGGCGGTGCTTCAGACGCGCACCGGCCGCTGGTGA
- a CDS encoding hemolysin family protein: MNLANGWLFSAVLLVVVGGLIASAETALARISRVRAEEFVRDGRRGAVRLQAIVADPPRYLNLLLLLRLSCELIATVIATLLFIDWLGDQGWAYAAAAAVMIVISYVIVGVSPRTLGRQHAEPIALASAPLVYGLTRIFGPLPKLLILLGNAVTPGKGFREGPFTSEAELRDLVDLAEERRVIEPDEREMIHSVFELGDTLVREVMVPRTDMVFIERGKTLNQALSLALRSGFSRIPVVGENEDDVIGIAYLKDVVRRVQETGDGGRAEQIETIMRPATYVPESKPIDQLLREMQARQIHQAIVIDEYGGTAGLVTIEDVLEEIVGEITDEYDQEVPRVEPLEDGSVRVTARLPVGDLADLFDIELEVEDVETVGGLLAHALGRVPIAGSEAVVEGLSLTAESLAGRRNRIGTVLVRRTAQPEPDSVGASAEHD, encoded by the coding sequence GTGAACCTTGCCAACGGGTGGTTGTTCTCGGCCGTCCTCCTCGTCGTGGTCGGCGGCCTGATAGCCAGTGCGGAGACGGCTCTGGCCCGCATCTCACGGGTGCGCGCGGAGGAGTTCGTCCGTGACGGGCGCCGGGGCGCCGTGCGCCTGCAGGCGATCGTCGCCGATCCGCCGCGCTACCTCAACCTGCTGCTCCTGCTCCGGCTGAGCTGCGAGCTGATCGCCACGGTGATCGCCACGCTGCTCTTCATCGACTGGCTCGGCGACCAGGGCTGGGCCTACGCGGCCGCGGCCGCGGTCATGATCGTGATCAGTTACGTGATCGTCGGAGTCTCCCCGCGCACGCTGGGCCGCCAGCACGCGGAGCCGATCGCGCTCGCCAGCGCCCCTCTCGTGTACGGACTGACCCGGATCTTCGGGCCGCTCCCCAAACTGCTCATCCTGCTGGGCAACGCCGTGACGCCGGGCAAGGGCTTCAGGGAGGGGCCCTTCACCTCCGAAGCCGAGCTGCGCGACCTGGTCGACCTGGCGGAGGAGCGCAGGGTCATCGAGCCGGACGAGCGGGAGATGATCCACTCGGTCTTCGAGCTCGGCGACACCCTGGTCCGCGAGGTCATGGTGCCCCGCACCGACATGGTGTTCATCGAGCGCGGCAAGACGTTGAACCAGGCCCTGTCACTCGCCCTGCGCAGCGGGTTCTCCCGGATCCCCGTGGTCGGCGAGAACGAGGACGACGTCATCGGCATCGCCTACCTCAAGGACGTCGTGCGCCGGGTGCAGGAGACCGGTGACGGCGGCCGTGCCGAGCAGATCGAGACGATCATGCGTCCGGCCACCTACGTGCCGGAGAGCAAGCCCATCGACCAGCTCCTGCGCGAGATGCAGGCCCGCCAGATCCACCAGGCCATCGTCATCGACGAGTACGGCGGGACGGCCGGCCTGGTCACCATCGAGGACGTCCTCGAGGAGATCGTGGGGGAGATCACCGACGAGTACGACCAGGAGGTTCCCCGGGTGGAGCCGCTGGAGGACGGGTCGGTCCGGGTGACGGCCAGGCTCCCGGTGGGCGACCTGGCGGACCTGTTCGACATCGAGCTCGAGGTGGAGGATGTCGAGACCGTCGGCGGCCTGCTGGCCCACGCGCTGGGCCGGGTGCCGATCGCCGGGTCCGAAGCCGTGGTGGAGGGGCTCAGCCTGACGGCGGAGAGCCTCGCCGGGCGCCGCAACCGGATCGGCACGGTTCTCGTCAGGCGGACCGCCCAGCCCGAGCCCGACTCGGTCGGGGCCTCCGCGGAACATGACTAA
- the dnaJ gene encoding molecular chaperone DnaJ yields MAKSDYYGTLGVRRDASAEEIKKAYRRLARELHPDVNPDPETQERFKDITQAYEVLSDPNKRQMYDMGADPFASGAGAGAGGFGAGFPFSDIMDAFFGAAGGGGGRGPRSRARRGRNATIRVELDLRESAFGTTRELVVDTAVLCEVCTGSGAAAGTHPDTCDMCHGRGEVSQVTRSFLGQVMTSRPCPQCGGFGSIIRNPCQECSGDGRVRTRRTIKVRIPAGVEDGTHIQLAGEGEIGPGGGPPGDLFLEIVERAHEIFERRGDDLHCTVQIPMTAAALGTILTMETLDGAEELDIRPGTQSGQTIPLYGRGVQRLNETGRGDLLIHVNVETPSRLDPAQEELMRELAKLRGEERPPGKFAPGQQGFFSRLRDAFNGR; encoded by the coding sequence GTGGCTAAGAGCGACTACTACGGCACCCTCGGGGTGCGCCGTGACGCCAGTGCGGAAGAGATCAAGAAGGCCTACCGCCGTCTGGCGCGGGAGCTGCATCCCGACGTGAACCCCGACCCTGAGACTCAGGAGCGGTTCAAGGACATCACGCAGGCCTACGAGGTCCTGTCCGACCCCAACAAGCGCCAGATGTACGACATGGGCGCCGATCCGTTCGCCTCGGGCGCGGGTGCGGGCGCAGGAGGCTTCGGCGCGGGCTTCCCGTTCAGCGACATCATGGACGCCTTCTTCGGCGCGGCCGGCGGCGGCGGTGGCCGCGGTCCCAGGTCACGTGCCCGCCGGGGCCGCAACGCCACCATCCGGGTGGAGCTCGACCTGCGCGAGTCGGCCTTCGGCACCACCCGCGAGCTGGTCGTCGACACCGCCGTGCTCTGCGAGGTCTGCACGGGCTCCGGCGCCGCGGCCGGCACCCACCCCGACACCTGCGACATGTGCCACGGCCGGGGTGAGGTCTCCCAGGTCACCCGGTCCTTCCTCGGCCAGGTCATGACCTCCCGCCCCTGCCCCCAGTGCGGCGGGTTCGGCTCGATCATCCGCAACCCCTGCCAGGAGTGCTCCGGCGACGGCCGGGTCCGCACGCGGCGGACCATCAAGGTCCGCATCCCGGCCGGCGTGGAGGACGGCACCCACATCCAGCTCGCCGGCGAGGGTGAGATCGGCCCGGGCGGCGGCCCGCCCGGCGACCTGTTCCTGGAGATCGTCGAGCGCGCGCACGAGATCTTCGAGCGCCGGGGCGACGACCTGCACTGCACCGTGCAGATCCCGATGACCGCCGCCGCACTCGGCACCATCCTGACCATGGAGACGCTCGACGGCGCGGAGGAGCTCGACATCCGGCCGGGGACCCAGTCCGGGCAGACCATCCCCCTCTACGGCCGCGGCGTCCAGCGCCTCAACGAGACCGGCCGCGGCGACCTGCTGATCCACGTCAACGTGGAGACCCCCTCGCGCCTCGACCCGGCCCAGGAGGAGCTCATGCGCGAGCTCGCCAAGCTCCGCGGCGAGGAGCGCCCGCCCGGCAAGTTCGCCCCTGGCCAGCAGGGGTTCTTCTCCCGGCTGCGGGATGCGTTCAATGGCCGCTGA
- a CDS encoding cytidine deaminase codes for MSDATLDPEDNKIIVLARSARARNGAAEGAAVRDETGRTYSATNVALPSLTLSALQVAVAMAVSSGAESLEAAALVTAGDGPADADARAVREMGGKTLLVAAPDGTVRQS; via the coding sequence GTGAGTGACGCGACCCTCGACCCCGAGGACAACAAGATCATCGTCCTGGCCCGCTCCGCGCGGGCCCGCAACGGCGCCGCCGAGGGGGCCGCCGTGCGCGACGAGACCGGCCGGACCTACTCGGCGACCAACGTGGCCCTGCCGTCACTGACGCTCTCGGCGCTGCAGGTCGCCGTGGCGATGGCGGTCTCCAGCGGCGCCGAGTCCCTGGAGGCGGCCGCACTGGTCACCGCGGGTGACGGCCCGGCCGACGCGGACGCGCGGGCGGTCCGCGAAATGGGCGGCAAGACGCTGCTCGTGGCCGCCCCCGACGGCACCGTGCGTCAGAGCTGA
- the hrcA gene encoding heat-inducible transcriptional repressor HrcA gives MVDDRKLAVLRAIVEDYVSTNEPVGSKALVERHNLGVSSATIRNDMAVLEEQGYIAQPHTSAGRVPTDKGYRLFVDRLSQVKPLSSAERKAIETFLAGAVDIDDVVMRTVRLLAQLTRQVAVVQYPTLTNSTIRHVELVPLSERRLMFVLITNTGRVEQRVVELPDVVDETRVAHLRATLNACLDGCGLARVPDMVADLPERLPVEDRPLAATVLSVLLESLVDRHDEKIVFAGAANLAGADFTVGLRDVLEALEEQVVLMRLLGETSDLSALTVRIGSENPYTGLQGTSLVAAGYGSGDKQLARLGVLGPTRMDYPVTMGAVRAVARYVSQILAAS, from the coding sequence TTGGTCGACGACCGCAAGCTGGCGGTGCTTCGCGCCATCGTCGAGGATTACGTGTCCACCAACGAGCCGGTGGGTTCCAAGGCTCTCGTCGAACGTCACAACCTCGGCGTCTCGTCGGCGACCATCCGCAACGACATGGCGGTGCTGGAGGAGCAGGGCTACATCGCCCAGCCCCACACCAGCGCCGGCCGGGTGCCCACCGACAAGGGCTACCGGCTGTTCGTCGACCGGCTCTCGCAGGTGAAGCCGTTGTCGAGCGCGGAGCGGAAGGCCATCGAGACCTTCCTCGCCGGCGCCGTGGACATCGACGACGTCGTGATGCGCACGGTGCGGCTGCTGGCGCAGCTCACCCGGCAGGTCGCCGTCGTGCAGTACCCCACGCTGACCAACTCCACGATCCGGCATGTCGAGCTGGTCCCGCTGAGCGAGCGCAGGCTGATGTTCGTGCTCATCACCAACACCGGGCGGGTCGAGCAGCGCGTGGTCGAGCTTCCCGACGTGGTCGACGAGACCCGCGTCGCCCACCTCCGCGCGACGCTCAACGCCTGCCTGGACGGGTGCGGGCTGGCCAGGGTCCCCGACATGGTCGCCGACCTGCCCGAACGGCTTCCGGTGGAGGACCGTCCGCTGGCGGCCACCGTCCTGTCGGTGCTGTTGGAGTCCCTCGTGGACCGGCATGATGAAAAGATCGTTTTCGCCGGGGCGGCCAACCTCGCGGGAGCCGACTTCACCGTCGGGCTCCGTGATGTGCTGGAGGCCCTGGAAGAGCAGGTGGTGCTCATGCGCCTGCTCGGTGAGACCTCCGATCTGTCGGCGCTGACGGTGCGGATCGGCTCTGAGAACCCCTACACCGGGCTCCAGGGCACGTCGCTCGTCGCCGCCGGATACGGTTCGGGGGACAAGCAACTGGCCCGGCTCGGTGTGCTGGGTCCGACGCGAATGGACTACCCGGTCACGATGGGCGCGGTGCGCGCGGTGGCACGCTACGTCAGCCAGATCCTGGCTGCATCCTAA
- a CDS encoding histidine triad nucleotide-binding protein: MSEADCLFCKIVAGEIPAKIVHETDRTLAFRDVNPQAPTHVLVVPKDHYPDAAALAAADHGLADDVIKAAHAVAEQEGVAASGYRLVFNTGAGAGQTVFHVHGHVLGGRGLAWPPG, from the coding sequence GTGAGCGAAGCCGACTGTCTGTTCTGCAAGATCGTGGCCGGGGAGATCCCCGCGAAGATCGTTCATGAGACCGATCGCACGCTGGCCTTCCGGGACGTCAACCCCCAGGCCCCCACCCACGTGCTGGTGGTCCCCAAGGACCACTATCCGGACGCGGCCGCGCTGGCCGCCGCCGACCACGGGCTCGCCGACGACGTCATCAAGGCGGCGCACGCGGTCGCCGAGCAGGAGGGCGTCGCGGCCTCGGGATACCGCCTGGTCTTCAACACCGGCGCCGGGGCGGGGCAGACCGTCTTCCACGTGCACGGACACGTGCTCGGAGGGCGCGGCCTGGCCTGGCCGCCCGGATGA
- a CDS encoding response regulator transcription factor — protein sequence MRVVLAEDSVLLREGLVWMLGSAGMEVVAAVADAEGLLRAVDEHGPDLVVTDVRMPPSHTDEGLRAALVLRRQRPGLAILVLSQYVEERYATQLLSTETSGIGYLLKDRVADVAEFLDALRRVASGGTALDPEVVAQLLLRRHSDPLDLLTRREYEVLALIAEGRSNAGIAEALVVSEGAVGKHINNIFTKLGLSGADKDHRRVLAVLRFLKV from the coding sequence ATGCGAGTAGTGCTCGCCGAGGACTCCGTCCTGCTCAGAGAGGGGCTCGTCTGGATGCTCGGCTCGGCGGGCATGGAGGTCGTGGCGGCGGTGGCCGACGCCGAGGGGTTGCTTCGCGCCGTGGACGAGCACGGCCCCGACCTGGTCGTCACCGACGTGCGGATGCCGCCCTCGCACACCGACGAGGGCCTGCGCGCGGCGCTCGTGCTCCGCCGGCAGCGACCGGGCCTCGCGATCCTCGTGCTCTCGCAGTACGTCGAGGAGCGCTACGCCACCCAGCTGCTGTCCACCGAGACCAGCGGCATCGGATACCTGCTGAAGGACCGGGTGGCCGACGTCGCCGAGTTCCTGGACGCCCTGCGCCGGGTCGCCTCCGGCGGCACGGCCCTGGACCCGGAGGTGGTCGCCCAGCTCCTGCTCCGCAGGCACAGCGACCCGCTGGACCTGCTGACCCGCAGGGAGTACGAGGTGCTGGCGCTGATCGCGGAGGGCCGGTCCAACGCCGGGATCGCCGAGGCCCTGGTGGTCAGCGAGGGCGCCGTCGGCAAGCACATCAACAACATCTTCACCAAGCTCGGCCTGTCCGGCGCGGACAAGGACCACCGCCGGGTGCTCGCCGTACTGCGATTCCTGAAGGTCTGA
- a CDS encoding sensor histidine kinase yields MTTPRLTTPWDRIRAHWSAPTWLRTSHVVTGLPISLLALAVISVLTAASVLLVWTVVVPLIALLLLFRSVPLFTRLQRARFLAFLNVDIPPSPRRPRERNPLKLLLREARTRSTWRQLAYHLLSPVINGIGFLMVIGAWAGSLIAVEFAVQGWVLEESTIIAVSALLAAVLLVAGPWVARGVTALDVIAAEALLGPSLSDRLVQRVETLQESRAEVVDAADAERRRLERDLHDGAQQRLVSLAMNLGMARATLTDVPEPARQAIVRAHEEAKQALKELRDLVRGLHPAVLNDQGLDAALSGIAARAPFPVRLRVDVPERASPTIEAIAFFVVSEALTNVSKHARASGAEVTVRRADGRLRLVITDDGRGGARLGGGTGLRGLAQRAGSVDGTLDVDSPPGGPTTIRVELPCE; encoded by the coding sequence ATGACCACGCCCCGACTGACCACCCCCTGGGACCGGATCCGCGCCCACTGGTCGGCACCGACCTGGCTCCGGACCTCGCACGTGGTGACGGGCCTTCCGATCTCCCTGCTGGCCCTGGCGGTGATTTCGGTCCTGACCGCGGCGTCGGTCCTGCTGGTCTGGACCGTGGTGGTCCCGCTGATCGCGCTGCTGCTGCTCTTCCGGTCCGTGCCGCTGTTCACACGGTTGCAGCGGGCCCGCTTCCTCGCCTTCCTGAACGTGGACATCCCCCCGTCGCCGCGGCGCCCCCGGGAGCGGAACCCGCTGAAGCTGCTGCTCCGGGAGGCGCGGACGAGGAGCACCTGGCGTCAGCTCGCCTACCACCTGCTGTCACCGGTGATCAACGGGATCGGGTTCCTCATGGTGATCGGGGCCTGGGCGGGGAGCCTGATCGCGGTCGAATTCGCCGTCCAGGGCTGGGTTCTGGAGGAGAGCACGATCATCGCGGTCTCCGCCCTCCTCGCGGCGGTCCTGCTCGTCGCCGGTCCGTGGGTCGCCCGCGGCGTCACCGCGCTGGACGTGATCGCCGCCGAGGCCCTGCTCGGTCCCAGCCTCAGTGACCGGCTGGTCCAGCGGGTGGAGACCCTGCAGGAGAGCCGCGCCGAGGTGGTCGACGCCGCCGACGCCGAGCGCCGGCGCCTCGAACGGGATCTGCACGACGGCGCCCAGCAGCGGCTGGTCTCGCTCGCGATGAACCTGGGGATGGCCCGGGCCACGCTGACCGACGTGCCCGAGCCCGCGCGGCAGGCCATCGTGCGGGCCCACGAAGAGGCCAAGCAGGCCCTGAAGGAGCTGCGCGACCTCGTGCGCGGCCTCCACCCGGCCGTGCTCAACGACCAGGGCCTGGACGCCGCGCTGTCCGGCATCGCCGCACGGGCCCCGTTCCCCGTACGGCTCCGCGTCGACGTGCCGGAGCGGGCGTCGCCGACGATCGAGGCGATCGCGTTCTTCGTGGTGTCGGAGGCGCTGACCAACGTCTCCAAGCACGCCCGGGCGTCGGGTGCCGAGGTCACCGTCCGGCGCGCCGACGGCAGGCTCCGCCTGGTCATCACCGACGACGGCCGGGGCGGCGCCCGTCTCGGCGGGGGGACGGGACTGCGCGGCCTGGCCCAGCGGGCCGGCTCGGTGGACGGGACACTGGACGTCGACAGCCCGCCGGGCGGTCCGACGACGATCAGAGTGGAGCTGCCATGCGAGTAG
- a CDS encoding DUF3097 domain-containing protein, protein MYERDVLAEDWRRPLRGKIPQVPAELDLVVEDADGGFCGAVVACDKEAVTLEDRFGRRRLFPLEPAAFLLEGKVVTLVRPAAAPRGPRRSASGSIAVEGLRAQVAKESRIYVEGVHDAALVEKVWGHDLRVEGVVVEYLEGVDHLPSIVEEFEPGPGRRLGVLVDHLVPGSKESRIAAQVSSPHVLIVGHPFVDVWQAVKPSVLKIASWPSVPRGVPWKEGVIAALGWGLEPGDAWRRILGSVTTYADLEPELLGPVEELIDFVTVPGEDGQPRTHQEGS, encoded by the coding sequence ATGTACGAGCGTGACGTGCTGGCGGAAGACTGGCGGCGCCCCCTCAGGGGGAAGATCCCCCAGGTCCCCGCAGAGCTCGACCTGGTCGTGGAGGACGCCGACGGCGGCTTCTGCGGCGCCGTGGTGGCCTGCGACAAGGAGGCCGTCACGCTGGAGGACCGGTTCGGGCGACGGCGGCTGTTCCCGCTGGAGCCCGCCGCGTTCCTCCTGGAGGGCAAGGTGGTGACGCTGGTACGGCCCGCAGCCGCGCCACGGGGCCCGAGGCGGAGCGCCTCGGGCTCGATCGCGGTGGAGGGCCTGCGGGCCCAGGTGGCCAAGGAGAGCCGGATCTACGTGGAGGGCGTGCACGACGCCGCGCTCGTGGAGAAGGTCTGGGGTCACGACCTCCGGGTGGAGGGTGTGGTCGTGGAGTATCTCGAGGGGGTCGACCACCTGCCCTCGATCGTCGAGGAGTTCGAGCCCGGTCCCGGCCGCCGCCTGGGCGTGCTCGTCGACCACCTGGTCCCCGGCTCGAAGGAGAGCCGGATCGCCGCCCAGGTCTCCTCACCGCACGTGCTGATCGTCGGGCACCCGTTCGTCGACGTCTGGCAGGCGGTCAAGCCCTCGGTGCTGAAGATCGCCTCCTGGCCGTCGGTGCCGCGCGGCGTACCCTGGAAGGAAGGGGTCATCGCCGCGCTGGGCTGGGGTCTGGAGCCCGGTGACGCATGGCGCCGCATTCTCGGATCGGTGACCACCTACGCCGATCTGGAGCCGGAGCTTCTCGGCCCGGTCGAGGAACTGATCGACTTCGTGACGGTTCCCGGCGAGGATGGCCAGCCCCGCACTCATCAGGAGGGGTCATGA
- the ybeY gene encoding rRNA maturation RNase YbeY, whose amino-acid sequence MSIEVNNESGVEVDEGLIVSLAGHVLERMDINPLAELSILIVDEEAMAVLHEQWMGEPGPTDVLSFPMDELRPGPGSGARQEGDAPTDPALLGDVVLCPQVAAKQAAEAGHSTEAELELLCTHGILHLLGYDHAEPEEHKEMFGLQGELLESWREVRPQR is encoded by the coding sequence ATGAGCATCGAGGTCAACAACGAGTCCGGCGTCGAGGTCGACGAAGGACTCATCGTCTCGCTGGCCGGGCACGTGCTGGAGCGGATGGACATCAACCCGCTCGCCGAGCTGTCCATCCTGATCGTGGACGAAGAGGCCATGGCGGTGCTGCACGAGCAGTGGATGGGGGAGCCCGGCCCGACGGACGTGCTCTCCTTCCCGATGGACGAGCTGCGTCCCGGTCCGGGCTCCGGAGCCCGGCAGGAGGGCGACGCCCCCACCGACCCCGCGCTCCTCGGCGACGTGGTCCTCTGCCCGCAGGTGGCCGCCAAGCAGGCGGCCGAGGCCGGGCACAGCACCGAGGCGGAGCTGGAGCTGCTGTGCACGCACGGCATCCTGCACCTGCTCGGTTACGACCACGCCGAGCCCGAGGAGCACAAGGAGATGTTCGGCCTGCAGGGCGAGCTTCTGGAATCGTGGCGGGAGGTGCGCCCCCAGCGGTGA